The following coding sequences are from one Candidatus Methylomirabilota bacterium window:
- a CDS encoding ABC transporter ATP-binding protein codes for MRVVVERLSKIYADRRGREVAALRGVDLKVDSQEFVALLGPSGCGKSTLLGIIAGLLPATSGQVYFEGEARPGRPTSATVFQEFALFPWRTVQANVEFGLEELGVAGAERAERTRRYLAMTGLAGFEGKYPHQLSGGMRQRVGIARALAVEPAVLLMDEPFSALDAQTRTLMMEELLAIWARTRQSILYVTHNIQEAVFMADRVIVLSRRPGEVLDVVPIGLARPRRESQQTDAAFAQAAARIWALIKSQAQAALLESAPAERAG; via the coding sequence ATGCGCGTCGTGGTCGAGCGGCTGTCCAAGATCTACGCAGATCGCCGCGGACGCGAAGTGGCCGCCCTGCGCGGCGTCGATCTAAAGGTGGACTCGCAGGAGTTCGTCGCGCTGCTCGGACCCTCCGGCTGCGGCAAGTCCACGCTGCTCGGCATCATCGCGGGGCTCCTGCCCGCCACGTCCGGGCAGGTCTACTTCGAGGGCGAGGCGCGGCCCGGCCGGCCCACGTCGGCGACCGTGTTCCAGGAGTTCGCGCTCTTCCCCTGGCGCACCGTGCAGGCCAACGTCGAGTTCGGGCTCGAGGAGCTGGGCGTCGCCGGAGCCGAGCGTGCCGAGCGGACGCGGCGCTACCTGGCCATGACCGGCCTCGCCGGCTTCGAGGGCAAGTACCCGCACCAGCTCTCGGGGGGCATGCGCCAGCGGGTGGGCATCGCGCGGGCCCTCGCGGTCGAGCCGGCAGTGCTGCTCATGGACGAGCCGTTCTCGGCCCTGGACGCGCAGACCCGCACCCTGATGATGGAGGAATTGCTGGCGATCTGGGCGCGGACGCGCCAGAGCATCCTCTATGTCACCCACAACATCCAGGAGGCCGTGTTCATGGCCGACCGGGTGATCGTGCTGTCGCGGCGTCCCGGCGAGGTGCTCGACGTGGTGCCGATCGGGCTCGCGCGCCCGCGCCGCGAGAGCCAGCAGACGGACGCCGCCTTCGCCCAGGCGGCCGCGCGCATCTGGGCCCTGATCAAGTCGCAGGCCCAGGCCGCCCTGCTCGAGAGCGCGCCGGCGGAGCGCGCCGGGTGA